One Mercurialis annua linkage group LG3, ddMerAnnu1.2, whole genome shotgun sequence DNA window includes the following coding sequences:
- the LOC126674240 gene encoding uncharacterized protein LOC126674240: protein MANISFLHHNSSASSSSAPHHHFHRRSSHRNHLAADPYRPLFSSPSLSSELYHSLPRPNDDFNIIHDDEAVSDPESVILGSHQDLFDRENQVTFVMDLFQQRVEQSEVMGPGSHLVVSDTDDFGVIEDNCELGMDNLDFELGLGFGLENCGFQNIINHHNDNNNNNRHSGFVIDDDEDDFFIERRLSGLQSCEAESTVSFHSNAARIVGLGSDDSDSDDNENNTLVIGLNSLDGYGADLGNDQFDYNDEDEEDASVTFPLCWDSLQLEDHRENNEDFEWEEVDGRVDERDVLSMFVDDEESASVSLSISPIVAPEDMVNVERIGGLGNLEWEVLLNANSLDTNPDRGHDFHNAEPYFGDHDDYIYTAEYEMLFAQFAENDNALIGRPPAAKSVVEKLPSVVLTKEDADSNNALCAVCKDEINVGEEAKQLPCTHHYHGECILPWLGIRNTCPVCRFELPTDDADYERRKAAQRAVAASRRF from the coding sequence atggcaaacatcTCATTCCTTCATCACAATTCCTCCGCCTCCTCTTCTTCCGCTCCCCACCATCACTTCCACCGCCGTTCCAGCCACCGTAACCACCTCGCCGCCGATCCTTATCGTCCTCTCTTTTCATCCCCCTCTTTATCTTCTGAACTCTACCACTCACTCCCCCGACCTAACGATGATTTCAACATTATTCACGACGACGAAGCCGTTTCGGATCCGGAATCGGTAATTCTCGGTAGCCACCAGGATCTATTTGACCGCGAAAATCAAGTAACTTTTGTTATGGATCTTTTTCAACAGCGGGTCGAACAGTCTGAGGTAATGGGTCCGGGTTCTCACTTGGTTGTCTCTGATACTGATGATTTTGGTGTTATTGAAGATAATTGTGAATTGGGTATGGATAATTTAGACTTTGAATTAGGGTTGGGGTTTGGTTTAGAAAATTGCGGCtttcaaaacataattaatcaccataatgataataataacaataataggCATAGTGGTTTTGTAattgatgatgatgaagatgatTTCTTTATTGAAAGGAGGCTTTCCGGGTTGCAATCCTGTGAGGCCGAATCCACAGTGAGCTTTCATTCTAATGCTGCTAGGATTGTTGGATTGGGGTCTGATGATTCTGATTCAGATGACAATGAGAATAATACTTTAGTTATTGGTTTGAATTCCTTGGATGGATATGGTGCGGATTTAGGAAATGATCAGTTTGATTATAATGATGAGGATGAGGAAGATGCGAGTGTGACCTTTCCTCTTTGTTGGGATTCGCTTCAGTTGGAGGATCATCGAGAAAATAATGAGGATTTTGAGTGGGAGGAAGTTGATGGCCGTGTTGATGAACGCGATGTTTTAAGTATGTTTGTTGATGATGAGGAGTCTGCTTCTGTTTCTCTATCAATTTCGCCGATAGTTGCTCCTGAGGATATGGTTAATGTAGAGAGGATTGGAGGATTGGGAAATTTGGAGTGGGAAGTGTTGTTGAATGCTAACAGCTTGGACACAAATCCTGATCGTGGCCATGATTTTCATAATGCTGAGCCATATTTTGGGGATCATGATGATTATATATACACTGCTGAGTATGAGATGCTGTTTGCTCAATTTGCTGAAAATGATAATGCGTTGATTGGCCGTCCGCCAGCTGCAAAATCTGTTGTTGAGAAGCTTCCTTCTGTGGTTTTGACAAAAGAGGATGCGGACAGTAATAATGCACTTTGTGCTGTTTGTAAAGATGAGATTAATGTTGGAGAGGAAGCAAAGCAGTTACCCTGCACACATCACTATCATGGGGAATGCATTCTGCCATGGCTGGGGATTAGGAATACTTGCCCAGTATGTCGCTTTGAGTTGCCTACGGATGACGCAGATTACGAGCGCAGGAAAGCAGCACAAAGAGCTGTTGCTGCTAGCCGCCGCTTTTGA